Part of the Lolium rigidum isolate FL_2022 chromosome 6, APGP_CSIRO_Lrig_0.1, whole genome shotgun sequence genome, CATATTATTTAAAATGCAATTCTACAAACTTGTGTACCTAGGTAATATTTGACAAGACTTTATAGAAGATTATGCTGAAACCTTATGGCTGTTGATGCAGATTCTATTCCTTCAATAGAAGCTATGAAGAAGCAAATAATTGTTGCATCAAAGGCTATGGTTGTCTACTGTGCTCTGCCAGTTGTATCTGAGCACATGATTGAGAGTGGATGGACACGGTGTTATTTCCATATAAGTGAAGTTGGTTGGCCAATGTATTTTGTCTATATGGCTTTGTATCTCATCTTCGTGGAGTTCTTTATTTACTGGATGCACAGAGAGTTGCATGACATAAAACCATTATACAAGTACCTACATGCAACCCACCACATTTACAACAAGGAGAATACCTTATCACCATTTGCGGGTAAGGTCTTATTTAAGCGTTGAGTCTTGAAATATTGCGGATATGTCTTTTATTTGCTTAACATGGTAGATGTAAAGCTTCACTGTAGCAGTGATGAGCAAGAATTGTTATTAAATGGCACAACTGATGTTGGTGTTTATCGATTTTTCTTGTTGATGTGAAAATTTTCAAGCATTCAATTCCTCTAATTTATGCATTATGTTTTTTTCCAGGTCTAGCATTCCATCCAATTGATGGGGTTTTACAAGCTGCACCGCACGTGTTTGCGCTCTTCTTTGTCCCTGCACACTTCAGGACCCACACTGCTCTCATGTTCTTAGAAGTCATCTGGACGAGTAACATCCATGACTGCATCCACGGCAAGGTTTGGCCGGTGATGGGTGCTGGTTACCACACCATTCACCATACAACGTACCGCCACAACTATGGTCATTACACCGTCTGGATGGACTGGATGTTTGGCACCCTCCGCGAGCCAGAAGATATCCTCAAGAAGGACTGAGTTTGCTCGGACCTGTGTATACTTTCCTGTCTCCAGTAGCGCTGTCAAGGTGTAATAGTTTTAACCCATATGTTTATTCTGCTCAAAGCTGTTTGCTGCCTTTCGAGTAGTCATTTGTTGCTTCAGTCTGTTAGGTGGTAATAATATGGTTCATATGTTAGCTTTGTTCCTTGGGTATGCAGCGAGATGGGAAGATATGTTGGACACCTGTGGTGTTTGTACCATTTCCGGCACCATGATGTATTGTTATACATAGGTTTTCATGCTGTTTGTCCAGCAGCGTTCATCGTCTTTTCCCACCGTTATCTTGTTCTGATGAAGTAGTGTGTCATGATCTTGGATCACTTGCATTGTTGCTGTTGTCTAAAAGACTTGAACATGTGAGAGTTGTTTTCCTAGTAAGAGCATGCTGAATGGTTGCTGGGAGCTCTTGTAAAGAAGTGCATGTTACCTGATACAGCAATGCTGGGGCGTTATAGAACATGATGGATAACTATGATGTGTTGTTATACAACTTGTCCCTGCTCTGATTGTGCGGAACGCTGGTGGTAAGCCTAAGGCACTTGTTTTTCCTGATAGAACTTCTAATGAGCATGAAAATCCACCTTGTCCCTGCTTTGATTTTGTTGAACGCTGGTGGTCAGCTACTTCAGCGGCTCTGGCTCTTGTTTTTTTTGTGTGATATTGTAATGAAATTAATAATTCAGTGTTGTCCCTGTTCCCTTAAACAGTTCACGATGGCAAAAATTCACTTCATCACCATTTTTATCCTTCACCAGGTGTGTATGCATTACATGGAATTTTTGTGTGCAAATTTCAAATTGTATAATTCCTTGGTGCAACACACGCAAACCAGTCTAGTAACAAACGAGACCAGATATGGTAAAGGCATGCCCAAACTGCAAACTATTGGTTTCAACAAAAAGAAGAGCAGCCGGATAAGAGGTGCCCATACAGCATCAAATTTATTCTTCTCAAATGTTCTGCAGAGCATGCAACAGCCAGACTACATGGAGATACAAAATATTCAGGTTCATGGAAGGAAGGACTTAGGCGGCGGGCAGTTCAGCCTGCAGTCAATGTCAGTTGCATAGCACACATCCTTGTTGGGACCATACAGGCAGCAGTAACACAAGTCGCCGCATGGTCGCAGAATCTGCCTCTCGCAGGAGAATATATCCGGTCCATGCCCTTGACCTGCAAAATAGTTTCAAGACTAAAAGCATCAGCATACAGTACATGTCTGCAAGCTTAGTAGATATTCAGAGAAAAGTTACAAACTTACTCTTAGCCTGTGACGCGAAGCATCCAAGAAGAACAAAGAAAAGCACCAGAGCATAGGCGGCCTGCTTCATGTAGTTCGCCATTCGCGGGTGGTTCAAGGTCTCTGAATAgtaacaaagatggtactaacaacAGAATGATTTCCTCCATGGTTGATGTCTATATATAGGAGTACATACACATATGCAGTAGCATAAATTGGTTTTACCTTCCACGATTTAATTCATTACGTACAGCCGGATTATCAAAATCTCTATCTAGCGTAATACCTTATAGCAAAAGGATTATTAAGGGAGGAAATTAATACACCTTAATTTGTAGTAATTTGTTTCTCCTTTTATACTGCTCCTGTATATTTCCTATCTGGACAAAAACTGGCAGGAGATTAAGACCTATTTCCTTCTCAATAAAAGTTTTCCTATTTTATATGGATCCTGTGTGGGCTGGCTGATACGAGTAATAGTGCTGTCATAATTGTTGGGAAACCGCCGGCCCACCTAGACGGTGTGGCCCCACCCTTTCTTATAGGGTGTAAGTTTCCCTACCTTTGGTCCACATCCACCTACCATTTTTTTAAAGCATTTTCAGCGGCTCGATGTAAACGGACGTAAATTgatttacttttttttttatcaaatcGTATCTCCCTTGAGCCCGCCGGCAACGACCCTGCCCGCTCCGTCTTTTGCGCACCAGTGTAGGCGGTGTCGCTTTGGCAGTATGTGCCTTGTTAATGGCGCTAGCTCGCCTTCCGCGCGTGGCGAAGGTGATGAGCCAGAAGATGAGGTCGTGTTTGCGTCCTTTTTAAAGTGAGCAGGCCACGACCATTTCCCCCACATCCAGTGCCATATCATTGCCACTTCTCTCCAAGCTTCCTGCTGATCTCAATCACATCGAAGACATGTGCAAGGGGTGGCCGTTCCGCAGGTGGAAGCACGACCATGAGGCCGGCTCATCTCGCGGTGGAAAGAAGAAGGAGCCCTAGTGCCACTACGTGTCGGTCAACCTCGCGTGGCAGCTATTCAAGGAGAATTGGACTACGCCCTGGAGGGATATGATCCAACCGTCCGGTTGGCTTCTCAACTCCCACCGCGTGCTAGTGCTTCCGGTGTCGTGCGAGGGCCGCGTTCGCCGTGACGAGGTGAGGCGCCTCGGGATCATCCTACCACCGAATCTGCGCGATGATATGGCTTTcaccctttgtacttgaggcacgcagggacttagaggatgcaagaggaacatcataggcaatatggtggggttaagcggcagcgcgcaagcacgaaaatcctatagagacactctcaaCTTACAGGTACTAGAATAGATAATAGAGcacactaacagttctatactctgcagacataacccagccgatgtgTTTCCCCTTCGCAAAGGAAGAAGTAGTAACAAGGGCAAtcacacggttgaaacgttttatTAGGTAACGTTGTAGTGATGCTAAATTACTACTCAAATTATTAACAAATTATTAGCAGCaacataaggtgtaagttgttctatgatcaagctatacatctccaagtcatccataaccactgacacggcttatcgataagatgtacaccctgcaggggttgcccaaatataaccatacgcatgctcgaccccacTTACTACatgtggagtctcacaacaagaccgttcccaatgcaagagaaagtctaATGGGAGCCAccgaactaagctacccgtgaagaatttgcgttaacggctaggcgtgcataccacacgcttcgctaaatgttccgcggggtacagtacaaaatataaaccaccTGAAGGCAACAGaatgtaaacacccgaaggcaacagaatGTAAACACCAAAGGCAAAAGTAAGTAAAGCATGACATACATGGCATATGCAAATAAAACCAAAGTGGCTctcaataaacagactcgaggaaaggtaatgGTGAGGGGATCCGATAATTGTCCACACGTAcgagtagagcgctcaatctcgaaacagataacaagaactcgggtcctaggagacattagcgagacaaagatccgatgccactgcttacaattttagttgttaacagttAAGTAGGgcatgattatctccaacaactgatgtaGCATGTGATAATCTCCCAACAAACCTAACATATAAAGAGATAACAACAGATTCCTAAGCATGTGCTACGACTCGTAAGGcaaacccgataaccaaacaacaaatATAGGAGGGTGGTGGAAGCAGTATGGGCTGCGTTGAGGTAACATATGGATGAGACACGTGTCAAGAATGtaactcaaggctagcataagggagaaggaaaaataaaataggtaagatactcctgcagagacaggagtGTGGAAATGATTGTCTGTTAAAgattgccgagggacatccggatgACTTGTCATATCTCACCGCACTACTTCACAATCCAATCCGgtaagaagcaaatgctacagcAAACATCGGATGCAAAACTTACAACTACAgaagaagaaccggcatgatcaaaatgatatgcatgacatgtcagatatgatgcgatgtaacttatccaatttaaacgGAATCGGAATCCACAcacacaaattatcaggttcaagttatttttctaccccacatattaaatgttattagcatgGCATATAGCATGGCATGAGTGAGCTACACAAAATTAAACGGAGCGAGGAACCGTAGCGATGCGGGATGCAAACAATTATATGGATGGCACATTCAGAtttcttgcatttttctgatggaAAAGCATATAAAATCTGTTTTATTCTGAGTTACACGCGCTGGCGCTAGCAAGGATGAAGGGCTTGGGTAAGGTGATTCTCGAAACTGATTGCCTGGGTGCTGTGGAAAAAATCCGAAGCTGCGATATTGACAGGTCTGTTCATGGGCCGTTAGTCGAAGAAATAAAGTCGATGCTGAAGGGTTTTGCTGATCACTCGATAAGGCATGTGCGCCGTACTGGTAACAAAGTAGCGCATGAACTAGCTCGTTATGGCTGCGAAAATAAGTGTAATGTGGTATGGGAGACTGACCCTCCAGACTTCCTTGTATCTGTACTTGCACCTGAGT contains:
- the LOC124665517 gene encoding delta(7)-sterol-C5(6)-desaturase-like translates to MAAAHGVGPNLFVQETDWYNEILLGAVVPGDWWRGMPHPMRSWLRNTVGGFLLYFLTGFLWCFVIYYWKRHAYIPKDSIPSIEAMKKQIIVASKAMVVYCALPVVSEHMIESGWTRCYFHISEVGWPMYFVYMALYLIFVEFFIYWMHRELHDIKPLYKYLHATHHIYNKENTLSPFAGLAFHPIDGVLQAAPHVFALFFVPAHFRTHTALMFLEVIWTSNIHDCIHGKVWPVMGAGYHTIHHTTYRHNYGHYTVWMDWMFGTLREPEDILKKD